CGAACAGATCACAGAAGAATCTGCGCTGGCGGGTGGTTCTGATGAGGTCGTGGACGGCAAGCAGATTGTTAATGCGCCGATGCCGGGCAAGATCGTCAAGATTCCTGTCAATGTCGGCGACCCGGTAACAGAAAAGCAGATCCTGTGTGTGGTAGAAGCGATGAAAATGGAGAACGAAATCCGCTCCAAGCTAAACGGCAAAGTGACCGAGGTCAACCATGCCGAGGGCGACCTGGTCGACACAGACGCCGCTATCGTAGTCGTCGAA
This window of the Candidatus Zixiibacteriota bacterium genome carries:
- a CDS encoding acetyl-CoA carboxylase biotin carboxyl carrier protein subunit; protein product: MDLELKLGNNNYFVTVNQTRGAYKLKIDQDEFDFDPFDFSENCFKINLNGKTHMVHVAAEGNKAFVHLDGFVIPLEQITEESALAGGSDEVVDGKQIVNAPMPGKIVKIPVNVGDPVTEKQILCVVEAMKMENEIRSKLNGKVTEVNHAEGDLVDTDAAIVVVEASED